The segment ATTTCGATTAAACCTTAAGAATAAATTAAAGCCTAATTGCTGCTCTAGGTTTTTTATTCGATGGCTAACAGCACTTTGGGTCAAGTGAAGTTCCTTGGCTGCTAGGGTGAAGCTCATATGCTTAGCTGTACAAGCAAAGCAGTGGAGATTGGCAAGTATGGTGGCATTCAAAGGGCTGACTTTCTCATTAATCATATTAATCCGTAGATTGAAATTTCTTGCTTGTGATCATAAATAGGTATTTGTTGTAATGATACCTTTCTTACACCTAGTTAAAAAAGCCGATAAAAAGTTTAATTTATACCCAAAACGTAGGCTATCTATTATCGTTAATAAAGCACTAAGGTTTCATATGTTAACTCAAACACTGCCTCGCACATCTCTTGGTTTTTTCCCAACACCTGTTGTTGAATTAAAGCAGCTCAGTAACCAGTTAAAGGGGCCTCGAATTTTTATTAAACGAGATGATCAGACTGGGTTAGCGCTGGGAGGTAATAAAACTCGAAAACTGGAGTATCTCGTTGCGGATGCGTTGCAACAAGGCTGTGACACTCTGGTCACTGCAGGTGCTCCTCAGTCCAACCACTGTCGTCAAACGGCAGCTGCAGCAGCATTAATGGGGTTGGATTGCCATTTGGTGCTAGGAGGAGAGGCGACCAGCAAGGTAAATGGTAACTTATTGTTGGATCGATTATTGGGTGCCAATATTCATTGGTCTGGTGAGCAGCGCAAAGGTGAGCAAATTCCTCAAATAATTGACGCATTAACAAAACAGGGAAAAAAACCTTATGAGATTCCATATGGTGGGTCTAATGCTGTCGGTGCTGCCGCCTTTGTTTTTGCTGTAGAAGAGTTATCCCAACAACAGTGTAATCTTGATATTGAGTTTGACCATATTGTATTTGCTTCCAGTTCAGGGGGAACTCATGCAGGGTTAACGGTAGGGAAGTCACTGTTACAACTGAATACACAAATCATCGGTATTGGTATTGATAAAGGAGAGGCTGGTGAATTGCCTTATACAACTTATTTAACCCAACTCAGCAATGAAACTCATGCCCTTGTTTCGAAGGAGCAAGCCCATTACACGGAGTCAGATTTTTTCTTGAATACCAATTATCAGGGAGCAGGTTATGGCGTAGTGGGTGATTTAGAAAGAGATGCTATTCAGCTAGTAGCCCAAACGGAAGGCATTTTATTAGACCCTGTTTATACTGGGCGAGCAATGGGCGCATTAATTGATATGATTCGAAATAAACAGTTTGACCAACAACAAACCGTCTTATTTTGGCATACAGGTGGTGCACCGGCTTTATTTGATTATGCCGATGAGCTTACTAGAGATGCCCTTTAGTGATCCAAGTAAAAATACACCAACTGAATAACGGAGTTTGTTTTCATATTCAGTTATTCAGATGGCAAATAAATCCATATGATTAACAACAGCCGCTGGTTGTAGATACACAACAACTGGATTGTTTTTTACTAGCGTTTTTTGGCTCATCGTTATTGGATTGCCCATGATAGGTAGCAATGGTTTCCATAGAGTGAAATGCTTCCCAGGCAATACCGTCGGGGTCCGTTGTCCAGTATTTATTGGATCGTGCGTAACAGCAATGAGTATCTTGTTGGGCAGCAATGGGTTGGTTAGCTAATTCCATTGCCGTTTTTATCTTTTCCAGTCCTTCATTGTTTGTCACCTGAAGGCCTAAATGATCTACACCAAACTGTTGGCTGTGATTTGATATGGCGAAATTAACAAATGGATCATCCAATTGCCATTTAGCATAGTCTGCCTTTAGAACCGTCGGCTCAGACTCAAACAACTGACTGTAGAATTGAACACTTTGCTGTAGGTTTTTCACATTGAGGTGAATATGTAATCGTTTCATGGTTTATTCTCCTTTTTTATTTAATATGGATATATGTAATTCCATATATTTAAAGACTCAAAAATACAAAGTTTTTATAACGATTATTCCATATCAAACAATGAATTTACTTACTCCTTTCCTTTTTAGAAACTGTCGCGAAAATAAGTCTAGTGTCCGATATGGAGTAGTAGGCTATTCCTCGCCTTTAGAGCTAAAGCTGTTCCCGACAGCAGCGATTGAATACCCTGCCACCCCATATCCGCTAGCTTTTTGCATAGGGAGATGCACAACATTTAGCCCTTAGCGCAACCTGTTTAAAACCTGGGTCTTTATTAAACACAGGTTTTAAGCCAGCGATGATGTTACTCATCCAGCCAGGCATTAAGGGGTTGAGTGCATAATAGACCCACTGCCCACGCCGCTCATCCACGACCAAGCCACAACTTCTTAATTGGGCGAGGTGACGGCTGACCTTAGGCTGAGAGATGTTGATTGCTGCAGCTAAATCACATACACAAAGTGACTCATGGCTGCACAGCAACATCAGGCACTGCAGTCGCGTATCATCAGATAAACATTTAAAAAAAAGCGAAGGTTTATTAGTCATTGGTTACTGAACCGCTTTTCTGGCACTCAATTATTAAGAGGGTATTTATCTGTATATATGGATAAGCATATATACAGTTTAAACAATGTGCAAGTTTTTATTCAATAAACTATGCTTTAGGTACCGTTTGAGGTGATAACTTAAGCTGTAACATTTTTTTGAAAATATCAATTGGGTTTTGTCCAGCCATTAATTTATTTGGTGGGATACGAAAGTCATACAATGGTATGGCTAATACTGTAGCAAGCAATAAGCCGCATAAGGACTGAAACCCCATCCAGGCATACTCCCATTATTGACTGATTCTTAATCAGCTTAGATGCTGGACTATCTTTCACGCAACGATTAAGGCATCTAATGCCACTACTCCTTGTTGATTAACCACGACCGGGTTGATATCAATTTCTTTGACTTGTCCTGCGAGTTGATTGACTAATTGACAGAATTGGTAAATAGCGTCTATTAAAGCGTCAATATTAGCGGATTGATTACCGCGAACACCAGTTAAAATGCGATAGCTTTTCAGCTGGGTTAATTTATGTTTTATCTCGGCTGGTGAGGCGGAAGGTAATAAGAACATTTTATCATTTAAATATTCAGCCAAAATGCCCCCAGCACCAATAATGATGATAGGGCCAAAGGTGTCATCAGTTTTCATACCAAAAATCAGCTCGTGATCAAAAGACTGCATAGGCTGAATCAGTGCGTCAGGCCCTAATTGGGTTGATAACTGCTGATAGGCAGTAAGTAATGCATTCATATCCTTTAAATTAAGGATAACCCCACCAACATCAGCTTTATGCAGAACACCAGGCATAGCGGTTTTTAACACCACGGGAAACGGTAGTTGGTGCTGTAAGTTTCGTATTGCTTGAACATTATTGATGGCATAACTGATATTGGTTGGAAAACCATATTCTTTTAATAAAAGCAGGGCATCATGTTCTTGAATAACGTGTTGTTTGGTTAATACATCAATAGTTGTATTTGTTTGAGGGGATGTATTTATTTGAGAGGTTGCAGCTTTTTGCTGGCTAACAGATGAATATTGGAAATTCCTAAAATCGAATAAGTGTTTAATGGCTAATAGGGCAGGGCGAGTGCCGGTTAACACAGGTACATTTAATTGGTTTAATCGTTCAGTGGTTTTGCTGCGACGAGAGCCACTAAAATTGGTCATAAATACAATGGGTTTTTTAGTGGTTTTTTGGGCGATTTTTATGGCTTCCACCAGGCCATCAGTTAGAAAATAATTATCACGAATATCCTGGCTGAATAAACCAATGGCTGCATTGGGGTCCTGCATCATTATTGCCAAGGACTCACCAAAAATACGCTCAAAATCTAAACCGGTTCCCCATGGGTCTAACGGGTTATCAGCGGTTTGGCCAAACTCTTGAATCGCTTGCAACTGGGTTTGGGTGGTGTCTTCCATGGTTGCGAAGGGGAGGGAGATGGCTTCAGCTTCATCGGCTAGCAGGTTGCGTTCACCCCCCGAGTCAGCCACGGCCATTAACCCCCCGCTAGCAATAGACGGAAATTGACTAAACAGCAGTAAGCTATTGGCCAGTTCATCCAAGCTCGATACGCGAACCACCCCATAATGATCAAACACTGCTTGCAAGGCATCATCATCGCCAGCCATACCCCCTGAATGGCTCAACGCAAACTGCGCCCCCAGTTCACTGCGACCCACTTTCATTGCGACAACCGGAATACGCTGACTGATTGCTTGCTGCAATGCCTGAATAAATAAAGCCGGTTTACGGATCGTTTCAACATACAAACCAATCACTCGGGTGGTGGGTTGGCTTAAGGCGTAAAGGATAAAGTCTGCTACACAAGTCGTGGTTTCGGCACCAGATGCAATGGCCAAGTTGAATGTAAGCTGTGGGTCGTTATGGGCCAGGGTGCTAAAGACTGAACCAGACTGAGTGATTAAGGCAATATGGCCAGGGGTTGCATCATTGGGTGCTTTAAACCCGCAAACCCGTAGCTGGATATCATGGTTATAAAAGCCCATCGCATTGTGGCCTAGTAAGGGTACTCCAGCGGCCTCGCACTGGGCGGCAATCCGTGTGGCTAATGGTGGTTCTAAATCATCAGCTAATACCGCATTAGCAAATAACACAATGGCTTTAACCCCCGCCTCAATGGCAGTTGCCACCTGCGCTTCTGCTCGATGGGCGGCAATACATAACACGGCTAAGTCCACCGGTTTGCTGATAGCTTGCAGACTTTCATAACAGGGCAAGCCACAGACTTCTGTGTAACGGGGGTTTATGGGGTAAATGTCACCCTTGAAGCCAGATTGTTGAATCATGGCAACCATATCATGACCTAGCCCTGGTTTATTGGAAGCGCCAATTAAACCGATGGATTGGGGGGTGAGTAAGGGATTGAGAGTGGTGGTTATGGTCATGACAGCTTATCCCGTTGGCTATTTGTATTTATTTGCAAACCACTATAGGAGAAGGAATTCACTTGATTTTGCTCTTTTCCGCTTTTAATTTGATATAAACCGTCAAATTTTTAGGAAAAATGAATGTTTGGTGACCCTCCTCATAAGCTGCCCCAACAGGTCAGCTATTTGCTGCTGCCACGCTTTTCCCTGATAGGTTTTTCTTCATTGGTCGACCCATTGCGTTGGGCTAATACCATCAGTGGTAAGGTGCTATATGACTGGAATAATCTAGCAGTCACTGGCACGTCGGTTGAGTCCAGTGATCGGATTGCTGTTCAGGTGGATGGAACAATTAATGATATTGATCACTGCCAAATGCTGATTGTCTGTGCCGGATATGATCCCCAGCACCAGGTAAATCCGGCTCTGATGGGTTGGCTTAGAAGACAAGCCTCTCATGGTGCCCTTATTGGCGCCCAGGATACAGGAAGTTATATTCTGGCCAGTGCCGGATTATTGAATCACTACCGAGCCACCATTCACTGGGAAAACCTGCAAAGCTTTGCTGAGATGTTTCCTCAAGTAAAAGTGGTCAATGATATTTTTGAAATTGATCGAAATCGATTTTCTTGCTCTGGTGGGCTTTCCGGCTTAGATATGATGCTGCATTTGGTGCAATGTCAACATGGTCAGGACTTGGCCTCCGCCATTGCCGAGCAGCTTATTTACAGTCAGCGACGCAGCGCTGAGCACCCCCAGCGGTTATCTCTTCAAGCCCGGCTGGGCACCACTAATCCTAAGTTAATTGCTGCCATTAAAATCATGCGCAGAAATCTAGAAGAGCCATTGAGTATTCCGGCACTGGCGGCTGAAGTGCATATTTCTGATCGGGAGCTGGAACGGCTATTTCGCAAGCATCTGCAGACCACACCGGGTAGCTATTATCGAAATCTCAGGCTAGAACAAGCCAGGTGTTTATTACAACAAACCAGCCGCAGTGTCACCAATATTGCGGTTGCTTGTGGCTTTAGCTCATCAGCTCACTTTTCCCGCAGCTACCTCAGCCGATATGGCATAGCGCCAAGTAAAGACCGGCAGTCATAAATTGACCAATTATTGATAAACCCTGCTTAAAATTGTCATATTTGTCGATTTTAGGCAAGTTATACTCGATTAATATCAATTATCCTTGGGGCGGGCAAGGTAGCTTGATAAATAATAACAACAGCAATGCAACAACAATAACAAGCCAAAATAAAAAAACAGACAAAAAATAACTAGAAGGAATTCGCCTGAGCATGAATAACGATGTCATTATCACCTGTGCAGTCACAGGCTCTGGAGATACCGTAGGAAAACATCCTGCTATTCCTATTACCCCAGCCCAAATCGCCAATGATGCCATTGAAGCTGCTAAAGCCGGTGCGGCGATTGCCCATATCCATGTTCGCGACCCTGCTACCGGTAAGGCATCCCGTGATGTCGCCCTTTATCAGGAAGTCGTAGCTCGGATTAGAGAGCAAAGCACTGATATTGTTATCAACTTAACGGCAGGCATGGGGGGCGATCTTTACCTTGGGCCTGATGAAGCTCCCACTGATTTTTCCGAAAGCACTGATCTGGTCGGGGGAATGGCCAGGCTGCCCCATGTAGAAGCGTTACTGCCAGAAATCTGCACGTTGGATTGTGGCTCCCTCAATTTTGGTGACAGTAATTTAGTGTATGTGGCAACGCCTGAAATGCTTCGGATCGGTGCTCAACGTATCCAAGCCTTGGGGGTGAAGCCTGAGCTGGAAATTTTTGATACTGGTAACCTCTGGTTTGCCTTGCAGCTATTAAAAGAAGAGTTGGTTGATTCGCCACCCTTGTTTCAGCTCTGTCATGGGATTCCCTGGGGGGCGCCCCCAGACATTGGCGTCATGACCGGAATGGTGAATATGTTGCCAGATAATGCTAACTGGACAGCCTTTGCCTTGGGGCGTAATCAAATGCCTTGGGTGGCTCAGTCAATGCTATTAGGTGGCAATGTGCGGGTTGGTTTGGAAGACAACCTGTATTTGGATAAAGGAGTATTTGCCAGTAATGGGCAATTGGTAGAGCGAGCAGCCAATATCGTTACCAGCCTGGGAGGGCGGTTGTTATCACCTGCCGACGCAAGAACCAAGCTAGGGTTGAAGCAACATGGATAAACCTATGACACAGCCCATAGTGAGCCGATTGGAGCCCACTCAAGTCAGTCGGGCAGGAGTGATTGGTACTGGCACCATTGGTGGCGCCTGGGCTTTACACTTTCTAAGAATGGGAATGGATGTCGTTGCTTATGATCCAGGCCCTAATGCCCAACAAAATCTGTTGAATATGGTCGAAGCTATTTGGCCCACCATGAAAGAGCTGGGATTGCGTGAAGGCGCCAGCCCTAAGCGACTGAGTTTTGCCAATAGCATGGAAGAGCTGACTCAACGTGTTCAGGTGATTCAAGAAAGCACCCCAGAAAATTTAACGGCCAAGCGTCAGTTATTTGCTGAACTGGATTCAATAACACCCCCAGATGTCGTGATTATTTCCAGTACCTCTGGTTTTGCCATGACGGATATGCAGGTGAATTGCGAGCATCATCCAGAACGCTTTGTGGTAGGGCATCCGTTTAACCCTCCTTATTTGATTCCTTTCTGTGAAGTGGTGGGGGGAGAACAAACCAGCCCAGATGCGGTTGATTGGACTGCGGCTTTTTATGAATCCATCGAAAAGCAAGTTGCCAAAATGGATAAGGAACTACCAGGGTTTATTGGCAATCGGCTGCAAGAAGCCCTTTGGCGCGAAGCGCTGCATATGGTGGCGAATAACGAATGCAGTGTAGAAGATATCGATAAGTCCATTGCCTATGGGATGGGGTTACGCTGGGCCATTATGGGTCACTGCTTAACTTATCATTTAGGGGGTGGCCAAGGGGGAATGGCCCATTTATTAGATCATTTTGCCCCAGCCTTGAAGGAGCCCTGGACTCGGTTAGAAGCACCTGAACTCACCCCTGCATTGCGTGATGCCATGGTACAAGGCTGCCTAAACCAGGCAGAAGGTCGTTCAATTAATGAACTGGTTAAAGAAAGGGATGACTGTTTAATACGTATTATCAATACGTTAAAAGAATATAAAGCAAACCACGGTATTCAGCGGTAATACGGAATACTAAACAATACCGTTTTTAACTCTATTCATAGAGAAGTTGCGAGAGAATAAATATGAAGTAACAGGATATTCTTCCACCGCTCTATAAGGCCATCCTTGGCCTTTAGAGCTTTGGCTGTTCCCGACAGCCGTTCCAGAATACCCTGTCACTCCATATTCCCTGCTTTATCGACACTCTCAATAACTCTCCATAAGGAGTTGAAACCATAATAACGATAAAAAAAGAGGTTTATCCATGAGGAGTACCAGTAGTGAAGCGACCACGATTGAGTGCCAGAATGTCTGGAAAATCTTTGGTGATCGAGCTGAAGAAGCCTTAACTGCCATCCAAACCCGTGGGTTAACTAAAGAACAGGTCCACGCCGAATTTGATTGTGTAGTAGGGGTTGCAGGCGCCAGTTTTACCGTATCAGAAGGTGAGGTTTTCTGCATTATGGGGCTATCTGGCAGTGGTAAATCAACCCTGGTTCGCCATATTAATCGCCTGATTGAACCCACTGCCGGCAATATCCTGATTGATGATGAAAATATCAGTGAGTTAGATGATGACTCACTGCGGGCAGTGCGCGCAGATAAAATCGGCATGGTATTTCAGCATACCGCATTACTGCCCCATCGCACAGTAAGAGAAAATGTAGCGTTGGGTTTAGAGTTGCGCCATGTGGATGAACAAACCCGGTTACGGATTGCTGAAAAAAAGCTGGCGTTAGTGCAGCTAACAGGCTGGGAAGATCGCATGCCTGCTGAACTGTCTGGGGGGATGCAGCAGCGAGTAGGGTTGGCTCGAGCCATGGCAGCAGACCCACGTATTTTATTAATGGATGAGCCTTTCAGTGCATTAGATCCTTTAATTAGACGTCAGTTGCAGGATCAATTTTTAGCCCTGGCTGAGGTAATGAAAAAAACCACCTTGTTTATTACCCATGATTTAGATGAAGCGATTCGTATTGGTCATCGTATCGCGATTATGAAGGATGGCAAAATTGTTCAAATAGGTACACCAGAAGCCATAGTGACAGCCCCGGTTGATGATTATGTGGCGGATTTTGTTAAAGGTATTTCTCGACTTAAACTGGTGTTTGCTCAATCGATTATGCAGCCGCTTGCTGATTATTTAAACGAATGCAACACTTGTCTTGAACAAATTAATCATTTTCCAACAGCAGCCCAAGATGCGAACTTAAATCAACTAATCGATTTAGCCATTGTCCATGATCATCCAACGCTTATTTGTGATGGAGCAACACCGGTGGGTATTGTAACAAGAAAACAGTTGTTGCGTGGTATACAAGGAGGTGATTAAGCATGGCAAGTATGGGTACAGGTATGGATAGCACGGTAAATGGTCTGGCAACGAATAATAAGACAAAAGAATTGGAACAGTTAAAACAGTTTTTGGTGCATTCTTCCAATTATTATTCACAACAATTTAATCAGCTTGTTCATGGTAAAAAGCTCAGCTTTAATACGGCAGCTGTATTATTTGGGCCACTATGGGCTGCTTATCGCAATATTTGGGTATTATTTTGGATCTTGTCAATCGCTGATGTGATTGGCCTGGTTATCATTGGCCGTAGTGTATGGGGCAGTGAAAAATACCCAGAAGCCAGCCTGATGATGGGTGTATCGGTATTGGTTTTGTTTCGTTTGCTGGGTGGACTTGTCGCTAATCAACTGTATTATGCTTACTTTAAGCGGTGGCGTGTAAACTCTGGCTTGCAGTGTGGCGTCAGTACTAAACGAATTGGCATCGGCTGCCTGCTAATATTGGCTACCTATCCACTGACCATTTATCAATTTACCGCTACACATATTGCCAGTTTTCTTGAAACCTTCCCTACCTCACGAAAAATTGCGGCAAAAACGGCGCTAGCCATTGACCATAGTGTCGATTGGATGATCAGCCAATTTGAGGGCATGTTTGATAATATTACTGCTTGTATTAGAGAAATATTAAATTTTCTTGAGCTGATTTTTATTGGTACACCTTGGCCGGTGATGGCTTTGTTATTACTGTTATTGTCTTGGCGGGCTGCTGGTTGGAAAGTGGTTGCATTTACTGCTGCAGCACTAGCGTATTTAGGCTTTTTTGGGTTTTGGAATAAAGCCATGAGTACCATGGCGTTAGTGGCTGCATCTGTATTTATTTGTTTTATCATAGGTACCCCCTTGGGTGTTTTAGCGGCAAGAAAGCCTCGTTTTAATGCGGTGCTAACACCCATATTGGATTTAATGCAAACCATGCCAAGCTTTGTTTATTTAATACCGGCCATTGCCTTTTTTTCCATTGGTAAACCGCCTGCCGTATTAGCAACGGTTATTTTTGCCATGCCCCCTATGATTCGACTAACCACGTTAGGCATAAAACAGGTGCCGGAGTCAGTGATTGAAACCATGTTAGCGTTTGGTGCAACCTCGCGACAAATTCTATTTAAAGCAGAATTACCTTTGGCTGTCCCTTCCATTATGACGGGTATCAATCAAAGCATCATGATGAGCTTGTCAATGGTGGTGGTGGCTGCCTTGATAGGAGCGGGAGGGTTAGGGTATGACGTACTGTTTTCATTGCAGCATTTAGAGGCGGGCAAAGGTTTATTAGCCGGTATTGCCATTGTGCTATGTGCAATGATACTGGACAGGATTGTTCAAGGAAAAAGAAAATAGGACACCTCTAAAGAAAAAATCACTATTTTTAGAGGCATCCTATAGATGTTCTTCGTGAATGATTTTAATTAGAACAATAAAAAAGAGGTAGTAATAATAATGAGTAAAATAATAAAAAAACTAGGGTTAGCCACTGTGTTTACCTTCGGGATTACCCAGGTTGCTGCAGCTAAAGATACCATTGTGATTGGTGAAGTGAGCTGGGATGCTTCTTTGGCTATTGAACAGGTATTGAAACAGGTCATGGAAAAGCATTTGGATGTTAACGTAAAAATAGTGGCTACTGATCAATCTGCGATTTGGGCAGCGATGGACAAAGGTAAAGGGAGTATTGATGTTCACCCTGATGTGTGGACATCCTCTCAAGCGGAGCCTTGGACAAAGTTTGTGGTGAAAGGAGGCAAAGAGTCGGTATTGGCTAATCAAAAACCGTATATGGGAACAGAAGGTTTATTTATTCCTGGCTATATCCAAGACAAGTATGGGGTAAAATCCGTTTATGACTTAGCCAAGCCTGAAATCGCTAAATTATTTGACCAAGACGGGGATGGCAAAGGAGATTTTTGGCCTGGTGCGCCAGGCTGGGGAATTGTTAAAGTCAATCAAGTCAAAGCGAAAAGCTATGGATTTGATCAATATTTTAAAGCCTTTCATGTGTCTGATGCTATTCTAAGGGCGCAACTTAAAACAGCCTTTCGTAAGAAAACCGGGATTTTATTTTATTCCTGGACGCCTGACTGGATTCACAAGGCATATGATTTACGAAAATTAGAAGAGCCAACATTTACTGGTTATGCTAGTAAAGATAAACAACAAGATCCTAACTATAACCCAGATGGCTGCTGGAATATGGTAAAAGGGGATGAATGGTTGGAGAAGAGTGCTATTACCTGTGATTGGCCAGAAACGAAAGTCTATTTAGCTTACTCAAAATCGTTACTAAGCCGAAATATTCAAGTAGCCCAGTTTTTAAATAATGTGTCTTTTACAACGGATGACATTAGCCAGTGGATATATCAGATTGCTCAAGAAAAAGAAGCCCCTGAAGATGTCGCTGAAGAGTGGATTAACAATAACCAAGCTGTTGTTAAGCAATGGTTAAATCAGTCATAAACCCTTATATCCATACCCTCTAGAGTAACTCTGCTGAGGGAGAGCAAGATACTTCCCTCAGTTGCTAAAGCGGTATTTATCTTTAATTTTTGCTAGATCTCCGTTTGCTTGTAACTTGATCATACCTTCTGTTATTAACCTGGCATAGTGTTTAGAAGAAGGTAGCACTGGAGAAAAAGCTATAGACATGCCGCCTGTTTTTAAACAACCTGCCATTTTAAGCTTATATGTCAGCTGGTGTGTTTGTATTGTATGGCTAATCACATAGGGACTATCGATAATAGCATCAACACGCTTTGTAGCTAGCTTTTGAATATTTCTTAGTAATGCTCCACGGTCATCACCTTTTAACACTTGAATAAAGTGGCTATTCGTATTTTGTTTTATATATTGGTCTACCTCACCACCATCATCGTAAGGGTAATCCTGTACAATGCCTAAGCGAATGTTTTCTAAGCTGTTGACGTTTATATATTGCCAG is part of the Spartinivicinus poritis genome and harbors:
- a CDS encoding D-cysteine desulfhydrase family protein, with the translated sequence MLTQTLPRTSLGFFPTPVVELKQLSNQLKGPRIFIKRDDQTGLALGGNKTRKLEYLVADALQQGCDTLVTAGAPQSNHCRQTAAAAALMGLDCHLVLGGEATSKVNGNLLLDRLLGANIHWSGEQRKGEQIPQIIDALTKQGKKPYEIPYGGSNAVGAAAFVFAVEELSQQQCNLDIEFDHIVFASSSGGTHAGLTVGKSLLQLNTQIIGIGIDKGEAGELPYTTYLTQLSNETHALVSKEQAHYTESDFFLNTNYQGAGYGVVGDLERDAIQLVAQTEGILLDPVYTGRAMGALIDMIRNKQFDQQQTVLFWHTGGAPALFDYADELTRDAL
- a CDS encoding ArsI/CadI family heavy metal resistance metalloenzyme, which translates into the protein MKRLHIHLNVKNLQQSVQFYSQLFESEPTVLKADYAKWQLDDPFVNFAISNHSQQFGVDHLGLQVTNNEGLEKIKTAMELANQPIAAQQDTHCCYARSNKYWTTDPDGIAWEAFHSMETIATYHGQSNNDEPKNASKKQSSCCVSTTSGCC
- a CDS encoding ArsR/SmtB family transcription factor, with the protein product MTNKPSLFFKCLSDDTRLQCLMLLCSHESLCVCDLAAAINISQPKVSRHLAQLRSCGLVVDERRGQWVYYALNPLMPGWMSNIIAGLKPVFNKDPGFKQVALRAKCCASPYAKS
- a CDS encoding acetate--CoA ligase family protein, whose amino-acid sequence is MTITTTLNPLLTPQSIGLIGASNKPGLGHDMVAMIQQSGFKGDIYPINPRYTEVCGLPCYESLQAISKPVDLAVLCIAAHRAEAQVATAIEAGVKAIVLFANAVLADDLEPPLATRIAAQCEAAGVPLLGHNAMGFYNHDIQLRVCGFKAPNDATPGHIALITQSGSVFSTLAHNDPQLTFNLAIASGAETTTCVADFILYALSQPTTRVIGLYVETIRKPALFIQALQQAISQRIPVVAMKVGRSELGAQFALSHSGGMAGDDDALQAVFDHYGVVRVSSLDELANSLLLFSQFPSIASGGLMAVADSGGERNLLADEAEAISLPFATMEDTTQTQLQAIQEFGQTADNPLDPWGTGLDFERIFGESLAIMMQDPNAAIGLFSQDIRDNYFLTDGLVEAIKIAQKTTKKPIVFMTNFSGSRRSKTTERLNQLNVPVLTGTRPALLAIKHLFDFRNFQYSSVSQQKAATSQINTSPQTNTTIDVLTKQHVIQEHDALLLLKEYGFPTNISYAINNVQAIRNLQHQLPFPVVLKTAMPGVLHKADVGGVILNLKDMNALLTAYQQLSTQLGPDALIQPMQSFDHELIFGMKTDDTFGPIIIIGAGGILAEYLNDKMFLLPSASPAEIKHKLTQLKSYRILTGVRGNQSANIDALIDAIYQFCQLVNQLAGQVKEIDINPVVVNQQGVVALDALIVA
- a CDS encoding GlxA family transcriptional regulator; this encodes MFGDPPHKLPQQVSYLLLPRFSLIGFSSLVDPLRWANTISGKVLYDWNNLAVTGTSVESSDRIAVQVDGTINDIDHCQMLIVCAGYDPQHQVNPALMGWLRRQASHGALIGAQDTGSYILASAGLLNHYRATIHWENLQSFAEMFPQVKVVNDIFEIDRNRFSCSGGLSGLDMMLHLVQCQHGQDLASAIAEQLIYSQRRSAEHPQRLSLQARLGTTNPKLIAAIKIMRRNLEEPLSIPALAAEVHISDRELERLFRKHLQTTPGSYYRNLRLEQARCLLQQTSRSVTNIAVACGFSSSAHFSRSYLSRYGIAPSKDRQS
- a CDS encoding 3-keto-5-aminohexanoate cleavage protein, producing MNNDVIITCAVTGSGDTVGKHPAIPITPAQIANDAIEAAKAGAAIAHIHVRDPATGKASRDVALYQEVVARIREQSTDIVINLTAGMGGDLYLGPDEAPTDFSESTDLVGGMARLPHVEALLPEICTLDCGSLNFGDSNLVYVATPEMLRIGAQRIQALGVKPELEIFDTGNLWFALQLLKEELVDSPPLFQLCHGIPWGAPPDIGVMTGMVNMLPDNANWTAFALGRNQMPWVAQSMLLGGNVRVGLEDNLYLDKGVFASNGQLVERAANIVTSLGGRLLSPADARTKLGLKQHG
- a CDS encoding 3-hydroxyacyl-CoA dehydrogenase NAD-binding domain-containing protein, producing the protein MTQPIVSRLEPTQVSRAGVIGTGTIGGAWALHFLRMGMDVVAYDPGPNAQQNLLNMVEAIWPTMKELGLREGASPKRLSFANSMEELTQRVQVIQESTPENLTAKRQLFAELDSITPPDVVIISSTSGFAMTDMQVNCEHHPERFVVGHPFNPPYLIPFCEVVGGEQTSPDAVDWTAAFYESIEKQVAKMDKELPGFIGNRLQEALWREALHMVANNECSVEDIDKSIAYGMGLRWAIMGHCLTYHLGGGQGGMAHLLDHFAPALKEPWTRLEAPELTPALRDAMVQGCLNQAEGRSINELVKERDDCLIRIINTLKEYKANHGIQR
- a CDS encoding quaternary amine ABC transporter ATP-binding protein, which produces MRSTSSEATTIECQNVWKIFGDRAEEALTAIQTRGLTKEQVHAEFDCVVGVAGASFTVSEGEVFCIMGLSGSGKSTLVRHINRLIEPTAGNILIDDENISELDDDSLRAVRADKIGMVFQHTALLPHRTVRENVALGLELRHVDEQTRLRIAEKKLALVQLTGWEDRMPAELSGGMQQRVGLARAMAADPRILLMDEPFSALDPLIRRQLQDQFLALAEVMKKTTLFITHDLDEAIRIGHRIAIMKDGKIVQIGTPEAIVTAPVDDYVADFVKGISRLKLVFAQSIMQPLADYLNECNTCLEQINHFPTAAQDANLNQLIDLAIVHDHPTLICDGATPVGIVTRKQLLRGIQGGD
- a CDS encoding ABC transporter permease, producing MASMGTGMDSTVNGLATNNKTKELEQLKQFLVHSSNYYSQQFNQLVHGKKLSFNTAAVLFGPLWAAYRNIWVLFWILSIADVIGLVIIGRSVWGSEKYPEASLMMGVSVLVLFRLLGGLVANQLYYAYFKRWRVNSGLQCGVSTKRIGIGCLLILATYPLTIYQFTATHIASFLETFPTSRKIAAKTALAIDHSVDWMISQFEGMFDNITACIREILNFLELIFIGTPWPVMALLLLLLSWRAAGWKVVAFTAAALAYLGFFGFWNKAMSTMALVAASVFICFIIGTPLGVLAARKPRFNAVLTPILDLMQTMPSFVYLIPAIAFFSIGKPPAVLATVIFAMPPMIRLTTLGIKQVPESVIETMLAFGATSRQILFKAELPLAVPSIMTGINQSIMMSLSMVVVAALIGAGGLGYDVLFSLQHLEAGKGLLAGIAIVLCAMILDRIVQGKRK